The sequence CAGCCGAGTCTTGAGTACATCCATGTATTGGTCGGCAATTTGTTCAAACCGTACCCGAATGTGAGGATGTTCTGCCTCAAAGTCGCGCAAGACCTGATTGAGCAACGTTTGCTCTGCTGGACTGGCTCCCCAACCACTCATCTTGAGGACGACTGGGTTGGTAGCAGTCCCTGTGGGAATCGGTTGTTGGCAAGCCACAATGGCGATCGCCACTGCCACCATCAACACTACCCAGCGTCGCCACTGCCGTTTCATCGTTAATCGTCAATATGTTAATGGTCAATGGTTGATGGTCAATGGTCAATTGTGGAGAGTAGAGGGTGGAGGAGTGGAGGGAGTAAGGGCGTGGGCGAGTAAATTACCATCACCCTGTCACTCCATCACCCATTTGCTGCTCATTGTAGCAAGTGCAGGATCGGCTCCTCTGCAACGCCTAGTTAAGCATTGCGATTATTTTCGAGGGTTCTTGAGTAACAGCACGACATCGACTAGCCCAACGTTGCTTCGGAAAACACCAATGGAGGTTGTGGCTTTGGTAGCGATGGCAGACAAATAAGACACGAAGTCTTCGCTTGGGACAGAAATGACACCAACCTGCAAATAGTCGATGCCCAACTGTTCGCCAAGTTCCCGAACATGTTGACTGTCTTTCGCTAGCTTGTACGCAACATTGGGATTGTTCCACCCCCACTCCCACATGCCATCGTTTGGACCATAACTGCCGGGGATTTGCCCGTCAGCGCAGAACTGAGAGCCATCGGCAAAAGATAGCCGAAGGACTCCACTGAACTGGTCATAATCCTAACGCTCGTCAGTAGCAAAAGACCAATCACATTTAAGCGTTTCTTGCTTAGCCTTGAACTCGGAAATTGCATCTGCAAGAAATTTGTCTGCTTCCAGAGAGAGTGTCGTTAAACCAGGGGTAATTCATAGTTAGCTGGCTTCGCAGAAAGCTCTTACACCTACAGATGATAGCGGTTGGCTTTCCTAATCAATCCCAACAGTGATTGGTTGAGGCGGTGAGTGAAGTGATTGAGTGGAGTCGAGAAGCTTATAAAAATACTAGTCAGTTACACACCTCAGTGGTATTTATAGATATCAATATATATAGCAATCCCAAATGGGTTGTGAGAGGCGCACCCCTCCGGGGTGCGCCTCTCACAACCTGCTAAGCTCACAAATGATTTAGGACTGCTATAGATATTTATATATTGATATTATTCGTTTTAGAGGCTGCTCCGTAGCAGTTGATAAAGGATTGGAGTATGGCAACTCAGCGAACTGTCCTGGTCATTGCTAGTTCAGAAAAGGACGATACTGCCTACCAGCAGCAGTTGCAGCAGGATAGAGGAATGGACTACAACGTTCTGTTGGGTCATGGCAGCACTCTCCTCCCAGCCTTATCTCAATCCTTCCCAAAGCTTGATGGCATTCTTCTAGAACTTGCATCTCCCTATAACCAAAGTTTTCAGCTTTTACGTCGATTACAGGAACACTGGTCTGCTCCTGTAATCGTTATTGATGGTGGCGATACAGAAGTTGCTGTGCAGGCGTTTAAGCAAGGGGCGGTTGACTATCTGGTCAAAGACAGGGCAACCCCGGATGATTTGCGTCTGGCGATGCGAAACGCTATTGAGAATGCAGAGCTGAAACGGGAGTTACAGCGCAGCCAGGAAACCTTTCACACATCGGTGGAAAATATGCTGGACTGCTTCGGCATTTTTTCATCTATGCGGAACGACCTGGGGCAGATTGTGGATTTTCGCATTGACTACCTGAATGCAGCGGCCTGCGAAAACAACCAGATGCCCAAAGCCATGCAGATTGGTCGGGGATTGTGCGAAATTTTACCCGCCCATCGGGAATCGGGATTGTTTGACGAGTACTGTCAAGTGGTGGAGACGGGAGAGCCGTTAATTAAAGACTCGTTGATCTATGACGATAGCTATGGCGATCGCCGCCTGATTCGGGCATTTGATATTCGAGCCACTAAGCTGAATGATGGTTTTGTCGCTTCCTGGCGAGATGTGACCGATCGCCGGCAACTGGAACTGGAGCAGCAGCAAACCGCCCGTGCCCTGCAACAAAGCCAGGAGCGGCTGAATCTAGCCATGAGAGCCGCCAGCATGGGCAGTTGGGACTGGAACATCCAAACGGGGGAGGTTCACTGGTCTACTAACCTGGAGCATCTGTTTGGCATGGCTCCCGGTAGTTTTGATGGGCGTTACGAAACCGTCCGGGCGATGATTCACCCAGAGGACTTACCCAGAGTGGAAGCGGCGATTCAGCGTGCCCTCTACGATCACGAGGAATACAATCTTGAGTTTCGTTTTATCAAACCCGATGGCAGCGTGCGGTGGGCGTTAGGGCTGGGGCGCGTTTTCTATGATGATGACGGTCATCCCGTGATGATGACGGGTGTGGATATGGATATTTCCCACCGGAAACAGGTAGAGGCGGCGTTGAGAGCCAGTGAAGCCAACCTGCGCGGCATGACTGATAACGCCCCCGTCATGATTTGGGTCACTGATCCAACTGGGTACTGTACTTACCTCAACCGGGTCTGGTATGACTTTACCGGACAAGCGGAAGCTACGGCGATTGGGTTTGGCTGGCTGGATGCGGTTCATCCGGAAGACAGCGAATCAGCCAGAGCGATCTTCTTGAGGGCCAATGAGCTTCAAGAATCATTTCGGTTAGAGTATCGGTTGCGCCACCACAGCGGCATCTACCACTGGGCGATTGATGCTGCCCATCCCTGGTTTGGAGAGGATGGTGAGTTTAAGGGATACATCGGTGCGGTCATTGACATTAGCGATCGCAAGCAAGCCGAAGAAGCGTTGCGCCGTTCTGAGGAACGCTATCGCGCCTTGTTTAAGTCAATGAGTGAGGGCTTTTGCATTGTTGAAATGCTGTTTGACGATCGCAACCAGCCCCGCGATTACCGCTTTTTAGAAACCAATCCGGCGTTTGAGCTACAAACGGGACTAAACCAGGCAATTGGTAAGACCGCACGGCAACTCCTACCCAACCTGGAACCCCACTGGTTTGAGATCTATGGCAATGTCGCCCTCACTGGAGAGCCCATCCGGTTTGAACATGGGTCTGACGCGATGGCGCGCTGGTTCGACGTTTCGGCATTCCGAATTGGCTCACCCGCAGAGCGAAAAGTGGCGATCCTGTTTCAGGAAATCAGTGAGCGCAAGCAGGCAGAACGCGAGCTGCAAGAAAATGAGCTACGCTTTCGGACGTTGGCAGACAACATTTCTCAACTGGCCTGGATGGCCGACGAGAAAGGCTGGATTTTTTGGTACAACCAACGCTGGTTTGACTTTACCGGCACCACCCTGGAAGCTATGCAGGGCTGGGGTTGGCAAACCGTGCATCATCCAGACCATGTCGAGCGCGTCGTCGAAAAAATTAGCCAGTGTTTTGCAACGGGTGAAATCTGGGAAGATACGTTTCCCTTGCGGCGTAAAAATGGGGAGTATCGGTGGTTTCTTTCCCGGGCGGTGCCGATTCGTGACGAACAGGGGAGAGTGTTGCGGTGGTTTGGCACCAATACAGACATTACTGAACTCCGAGAAATCGGAAATGCCCTGCGCCAGAGCGAGGAGCGATATCGGTGTTTAGCCGATTCAATCCCCCAGTTGGTCTGGATGGCTAATGGCGAAGGGGGGTTGCTGGATGTCAATCAACGCTGGAAAGCCTTTACAGGTCTAAGCCTGGAACGGGCGCAGACGGAAGGATGGGAAGCCGTGGTGCATCCAGAGGATGTCCCCATCCTCACTCGACACTGGACTGAAGCTGCCCAGCGAGGTACTCATTATCAGGCTGAAGGGCGGATGCGGCAAGCAGACGGCACCTATCGCTGGTTTCTGCACCAGGCGATTCCGCAACGGAATGAGCAGGGTCAAATTATTAAATGGTTTGGCACTGCAACAGATATTGACATCCAAAAACAACTGGAGCTTGATCGCGATCGCCTCCTACAGCAAGAACAGGCAGCGCGGGAAGCTGCTGAACGGGCCAACCGCATCAAGGATGAATTTCTGGCGGTGCTTTCCCATGAATTGCGATCGCCCCTCAACCCGATTCTGGGCTGGACGAAACTCCTCCAATCTCGTCAGTTTGATGCGGCGAGAACAGCCGATGCTTTAGCTACGATCGAGCGCAACGCTAAACTGCAAACCCAACTGATTGATGATCTGTTGGATGTGGCTAAGATTCTACGCGGCAAACTAGTAATGGAGATGGCGACCGTTGAT is a genomic window of Oscillatoria sp. FACHB-1407 containing:
- a CDS encoding PAS domain S-box protein; translation: MATQRTVLVIASSEKDDTAYQQQLQQDRGMDYNVLLGHGSTLLPALSQSFPKLDGILLELASPYNQSFQLLRRLQEHWSAPVIVIDGGDTEVAVQAFKQGAVDYLVKDRATPDDLRLAMRNAIENAELKRELQRSQETFHTSVENMLDCFGIFSSMRNDLGQIVDFRIDYLNAAACENNQMPKAMQIGRGLCEILPAHRESGLFDEYCQVVETGEPLIKDSLIYDDSYGDRRLIRAFDIRATKLNDGFVASWRDVTDRRQLELEQQQTARALQQSQERLNLAMRAASMGSWDWNIQTGEVHWSTNLEHLFGMAPGSFDGRYETVRAMIHPEDLPRVEAAIQRALYDHEEYNLEFRFIKPDGSVRWALGLGRVFYDDDGHPVMMTGVDMDISHRKQVEAALRASEANLRGMTDNAPVMIWVTDPTGYCTYLNRVWYDFTGQAEATAIGFGWLDAVHPEDSESARAIFLRANELQESFRLEYRLRHHSGIYHWAIDAAHPWFGEDGEFKGYIGAVIDISDRKQAEEALRRSEERYRALFKSMSEGFCIVEMLFDDRNQPRDYRFLETNPAFELQTGLNQAIGKTARQLLPNLEPHWFEIYGNVALTGEPIRFEHGSDAMARWFDVSAFRIGSPAERKVAILFQEISERKQAERELQENELRFRTLADNISQLAWMADEKGWIFWYNQRWFDFTGTTLEAMQGWGWQTVHHPDHVERVVEKISQCFATGEIWEDTFPLRRKNGEYRWFLSRAVPIRDEQGRVLRWFGTNTDITELREIGNALRQSEERYRCLADSIPQLVWMANGEGGLLDVNQRWKAFTGLSLERAQTEGWEAVVHPEDVPILTRHWTEAAQRGTHYQAEGRMRQADGTYRWFLHQAIPQRNEQGQIIKWFGTATDIDIQKQLELDRDRLLQQEQAAREAAERANRIKDEFLAVLSHELRSPLNPILGWTKLLQSRQFDAARTADALATIERNAKLQTQLIDDLLDVAKILRGKLVMEMATVDLAVVIESAIETVRTAAAAKSIQLHSVLPQIGRITGDSARLQQIIWNLLSNAIKFTPNNGQVNVFLDRVDNQAQITVRDTGKGINPNFLPYLFESFRQEDASTTRKYGGLGLGLAIVHSLVEAHGGTIAAESSGEGQGATFIVRFPLSDIEPQVQPSEQHPLPDLDLTGVRVLAVDDDPDARELLAMVLTLYGAEVLTVTSATEVLTALESFQPDVLVSDVGMPDVDGYGLIHRIRALPPEQGGRIPAIALTAYAREEDHQRAIASGFQQQVTKPLEPEQLVQAVVVLVRG